The Gemmatimonas sp. sequence CGCCGGCAAGGAGTAGCTGAATGACTCATTACATGGACTTTCGCGTGCTACGCGATCCGGACTTTCCGGAGCACCAGTTGCTCGCGTCGCTCTACTCTAAGCTGCATCGAGTCTTGGTCGGTCGCACAACTATCCAGATCGCCGTCAGCTTTCCTGGCTACACGCTAGCGCCACCGCAGCTTGGGGATCGGCTTCGATGCATTGGTACCCCGCCGGATCTCGCGTCACTGGTGGCATTGGATTGGCTCGGCGGGATGCGCTCATTCGTAGCCGCTAGCACGGTAAGCGAGGTGCCGGTGCAGGCCACGTATCGGTCGCTCCGGCGTGTCCAAGCGAAGAGTAATCCTGAGCGACTGCGACGCCGTCAGATGCGTCGTCACGGCATCACGACAGAGGAGGCCCGCCAGCGGATCCCTGATGCGGGCGCCGAACGACTTCGCTTGCCATTCCTCCAGTTGTCAAGTTCGAGTACGGGGCAGCATTTCAGGCTCTT is a genomic window containing:
- the cas6f gene encoding type I-F CRISPR-associated endoribonuclease Cas6/Csy4 codes for the protein MDFRVLRDPDFPEHQLLASLYSKLHRVLVGRTTIQIAVSFPGYTLAPPQLGDRLRCIGTPPDLASLVALDWLGGMRSFVAASTVSEVPVQATYRSLRRVQAKSNPERLRRRQMRRHGITTEEARQRIPDAGAERLRLPFLQLSSSSTGQHFRLFLKLGPAESAPVPGSFNAFGLSSTATIPVF